A single genomic interval of Centropristis striata isolate RG_2023a ecotype Rhode Island chromosome 8, C.striata_1.0, whole genome shotgun sequence harbors:
- the akirin1 gene encoding akirin-1 translates to MACGATLKRSMEFEALLSPQSPKRRRCNPLPGTPGTPSPQRCNLRPPVDSPTHSMSPPAIGGEHRLTPEQIFQNLRQEYSRIQRRRQLEGAFNQTEACSSSDAPSPSSSLNAPSSPPGASRKDQPSFTLKQVSYLCERLLKDHEEKIREEYEQILNTKLAEQYESFVKFTQDQIMRRYGARPASYVS, encoded by the exons ATGGCTTGTGGAGCAACGTTAAAGCGGTCGATGGAGTTTGAGGCCCTCCTCAGTCCCCAGTCTCCCAAGCGGAGAAGGTGCAACCCACTACCGGGGACTCCTGGCACTCCGTCCCCGCAAAGATGCAACCTCCGTCCCCCGGTCGACAGCCCAACGCACTCTATGTCTCCTCCGGCCATAGGAGGCGAACACAGGCTCACTCCAG AGCAGATCTTCCAGAACCTCCGTCAGGAGTACAGCCGGATCCAGAGGCGGCGGCAGCTGGAAGGGGCCTTCAACCAGACCGAGGCCTGTAGCTCCAGTGATGCCCCCAGCCCCAGTTCCTCCCTCAACGCTCCCAGCTCCCCACCAG gtgCCTCAAGGAAGGACCAGCCGTCGTTTACACTGAAGCAGGTGAGCTACCTGTGTGAGCGGCTGCTTAAAGACCACGAGGAGAAGATCCGGGAGGAGTACGAACAGATCCTTAACACAAAACTCGCAG AACAATATGAATCTTTTGTGAAATTCACACAAGACCAGATCATGCGAAGATACGGAGCCCGGCCTGCTAGTT ATGTCTCCTGA
- the pnrc2 gene encoding proline-rich nuclear receptor coactivator 2, with protein sequence MGGGERYNIPVSHPERPLPKKNHQLGRSKQRSRDQNGAAVSAGGAVGLHHHGHRRSDKGAAYHRSPEARQAASADKNASVRFATNYDQNWEGAVSHLNTLLATQGSPSYAGPKFSEPPLPSVLPKPPSHWVSFPMGSCDNREMMAFQLKSLLKVQG encoded by the coding sequence ATGGGAGGCGGAGAGAGATACAACATTCCAGTTTCCCACCCTGAGCGCCCTTTGCCCAAGAAGAACCATCAACTTGGCCGGTCTAAGCAGAGAAGCCGCGACCAGAATGGAGCCGCAGTATCTGCAGGAGGCGCAGTCGGCCTGCACCACCACGGCCACCGCCGGAGCGACAAAGGCGCAGCCTACCACAGGTCTCCAGAGGCGCGGCAGGCCGCGTCTGCAGACAAGAATGCGTCTGTCCGCTTTGCCACCAACTATGATCAGAACTGGGAGGGTGCAGTGTCTCACCTCAACACGCTCCTGGCCACACAGGGGAGTCCCAGCTACGCGGGGCCTAAGTTCAGCGAGCCGCCCCTGCCTAGCGTGTTGCCCAAACCCCCCAGCCACTGGGTGTCCTTCCCAATGGGCTCCTGTGACAACAGGGAGATGATGGCCTTCCAGCTCAAGAGCCTGCTCAAGGTGCAGGGCTGA
- the cnr2 gene encoding cannabinoid receptor 2, with product MEEWPVPTSSGPTVASPIPTVNTAWNLSCYMVLEEAERKVIGSICFVAGPVTLLENLLVLVVISLTATLRQRPSYLFIASLALADVFASCFFTTSFLDFHLFHNRDGATAYLFKLGGVTMAFSSSVGSLLLTALDRYLCIHQASSYKVLLTRRRALLSLLVLWTTNILISFLPLMGWRCPTGLSPPCSHLFPYINKAYLACWASFALVLLALILVAYALILWKAHSHASSMTNIQGAAGTGHARMRMDIRLARIFGLILLILVGCWLPALSFMLADVAMPLDRNQQRAFAFCSTLCLVNSAVNPLLYALHCRDLRVATKQLFHRLCVIGRCKKSTPGLPSKEENCTMGSEDGTIGTRSTQINTTSEIENNQL from the exons ATGGAGGAATGGCCGGTTCCAACTTCTTCAGGACCCACAGTTGCTTCACCAATCCCAACAG tTAACACAGCTTGGAACCTGTCATGCTACATGGTCCTCGAAGAGGCTGAGAGGAAAGTCATCGGCTCCATCTGTTTCGTGGCGGGTCCCGTCACACTGCTGGAGAACCTTCTAGTGCTGGTAGTGATTTCTCTCACGGCCACCCTGCGGCAGCGGCCTTCCTATCTCTTCATCGCCAGCCTTGCTCTGGCGGATGTCTTCGCCAGCTGCTTCTTCACCACCAGCTTCCTGGATTTTCACCTCTTTCACAACAGAGATGGCGCCACTGCCTACCTCTTCAAACTGGGTGGTGTAACTATGGCCTTCAGCAGCTCAGTGGGGAGTTTACTGCTGACTGCTCTGGACCGCTACCTCTGCATCCACCAGGCCTCCAGCTACAAGGTGCTGCTGACTCGCCGGCGAGCCCTGCTGAGCCTGCTGGTCCTCTGGACCACCAACATCCTGAtctccttcctgcctctgaTGGGCTGGCGGTGTCCCACAGGGCTTTCTCCACCCTGCTCACACCTGTTTCCCTACATCAACAAGGCTTATCTAGCCTGCTGGGCCAGCTTCGCACTGGTGCTTCTGGCTCTCATTTTGGTGGCTTATGCTCTGATCCTGTGGAAGGCCCACAGCCACGCCTCCTCCATGACCAACATCCAGGGAGCAGCTGGGACAGGCCACGCCCGCATGAGGATGGATATCCGGCTAGCGCGTATCTTTGGCCTGATCCTACTCATACTAGTGGGCTGCTGGCTTCCTGCACTCTCCTTCATGCTAGCAGATGTCGCTATGCCCCTGGACCGCAACCAACAGAGGGCCTTCGCCTTCTGCAGCACCCTCTGCCTGGTCAACTCGGCAGTCAACCCGCTGCTGTATGCGCTGCACTGTCGAGACCTGAGAGTCGCTACAAAGCAGTTGTTTCACAGGTTGTGCGTGATCGGGAGGTGTAAAAAATCAACACCAGGATTACCCTCCAAAGAAGAAAACTGCACAATGGGTTCTGAGGATGGGACGATCGGGACAAGAAGCACCCAAATTAACACAACCTCAGAAATAGAGAACAATCAGCTGTAG